The following DNA comes from Kluyveromyces lactis strain NRRL Y-1140 chromosome E complete sequence.
AAAGTATTAGAAAGAatagtatatatattaacGCACCAattttctttatattaTATTGTGTATGTGCTCATGGTACATGTAGGTATATATACCGtataattttgatatatttcatttccATTAGACGACTGTTTCCGACAGGTAAGCTAGAACCATTGGTTATAATTATAcaagatttttcaagacTTTTCAAGACTGGTTTTTGTCCACAGACATTGGTTTCTGAATGTGCCAATTTGGTCACAATTATAGAAATGGAGAGACATACGCCTGATCATTCTAGCTAGTGAAAATCAATTTATCAATGCTTACCTAGGTACTAAAAACCTACCACAACTAGTcctatatatatagatacaACTGGGTAGAGCTGTTGGATACTCAACTCTTGTATGTTAAGGCTAAGCGCCGCTGAAACGAATAAGCCGTATGACTGTCCCAATATCACTTTATAcgttttgatgttttttgacatttcgtgaattttggaaaacacAGACAATCGGTGCAACTGATGGACAAACAAGATTCGGACCATACACTCAAAAGTCGTGCCGTTTACAGCTTGTATCAGTAAAACGAGAGGCAAGCGAGCTGGTAGTGAAGGAATTGATTCAGaattttccttcaaaactACTCTTTATTTACTCTAGTGGTTCTTTCTGCGGAAAAAGTTGACTGTCCATGATTACAAGTTACCAGCGGTCCGATGCCGCCGCAATACTTCGAACCATCCAGAAGTTATTCGCAGATGATGTATTTAAAAAGCACCTCAATCCGAGTCAGTTACTTTTATTGAAGTACTTGTTGAGTCTACCAGACCAAGAATCAAAGACACTTATATGGGATGCGTTTCTCTCCGGCAAGTTGGAACTATTTGTAGAACTGAATACAACTCTTAATGCAACTTCCGACAAAGGTGCCACTAATGATTTGGTAGCGGCTACCAGATTACCATCATTATCAACACAACAACAACCTCAAGCTAGTTCTGGACTCTCGAGAACTGGCACTCCTTTACATGATTCGACTGATAACCAAAGTGTTGACGATGACGACAGTGATATGATCgatttggaacaattgaagGCCCAGCTAGATGGACTGGATTTTATAGGAAATTTATCTATGAAAGTCAGGTACGTTGTATGGGAACATGGACTCACTCTCCTTGAGCCAGAAACATCCTCAGAATACCTTCTACTTGACACGGATAATGATAGCGCTGTAATAGAGGATGGAAGTAATAATACTCTTATAGATCAAAGTGCGGTTCCCAACTCTTCCACGCTTCCTACAAATGACACAGCACCCTTGACTATGAAAGAAGTGAGCAAGAATAGCGAAAACAAAGAAGGctctgatgaagatgataactatgatgaagatgatgatgacgacgaCGAGGATAATTACGATGatgctgaagaagatcctCAAAAgatagaaaaaaatgatacagaaaatggaaaaatcTCTCATCCTAATGATCTTGATGAGAAACCCAAAGTGTCAGATGAAACTGAATCGCCAATTTACGAGCAACTTGATAACGGACTCATAAGACTGcatttcatcatctcaAAGGAAACTTTGAACGAACTTCCATCTGTAAATACCTACGATATCATCGGTAACTTTCACAAAATATATCATCTCTTTGACAATGATAAAGAGACCACTATGAGGCGTTTAAAACTTCAGGAAAATGATCAAATGCTAGAAAGCTCAAGGAAAAGGTCTCACGAACAGattgaagacgaagaagaggatgacTCAGGGAACCCTAGCATATCTCATCATAAGTCTGCGGCAGATAAGAAGATCAATACTAAGACTAAAGCAGATATCCAAATGGACCTCGGTGTCGTAAATCTGTCATTAAGGCATTTGCTCAAATCGGTACaggaaaataaaagtaaGCTAGATATTTCAGATTACGAACTTAAACATTTATTAATGGATGTTAGAATGAACAGATCTAAATGGGCTTCTGAAGATAAAATTGgacaagaagaattatACGATGCATGCGAGAAGGTGGTACTGGAACTCAGAAATTTCACAGAGCATTCTACTGCATTTCTTAACAAAGTCAGCAAGAGAGAAGCTCCAAACTATTACCAAATAATTAAAAAACCAATGGATTTGAACACTGTGCTGAAGAAGCTCAAAACTTTTCAGTATAAATCTAAACATGAgtttgttgatgatattatGTTAATATGGAGAAACTGCCTCACGTATAACTCGGATCCTAAGCATTTCTTGAGAGCCCATGCAATTGCGATGCAGAAGAAATCTCAACAACTAGTACCACTAATACCAGATATAACAATCCGTGATAGAGCGcaagttgaaaaagaactaGAAGATATAGACGCCGAGAGCAACATTAaagacgatgaagaggatGCTGGTTCAGGTCGTAAGGGTATTCAGAGACGTGGTGTTCAAAAGGTTattgacgatgaagaagaagaaatggaagAGAACCATCCTGGAGGTAAAAAAACACGAGCAACTGATGCTGAACGGAATCAACAACAATCCACCAATAAAACAGTAAGCAGTGACAAAACACCTTCCACTAACGAAGCTGAACAAACGCCAGAAGTTGGCATAGTTTCTGCAGAGGGGAGAGGCTCCAAAGTGGCTCAATCTTCGACTAATAACGAATCTACTGAACCAGCAGTTGAAAGTAAAGCAGTGTcaactgttgaaaaaaacCAAGAACATGAGGAtgcagaagaagaggaagaggaagaggatgaagatgaagaagataatgCCGCTGGAATGATGCTTCTTGAACGAGATGACGATAAGGACGATCTGGAATTGTCCACATGGAAAACACTTACAGCCAAAGCCCGTGCTGaaatttgtttgaaaagatcacAATTGTTCAACGAACACAAAATTAATTCCGAATCTGATGCCCTCTTGAAAAATCCTTCtaaattaaagaattttGATCAGTTCTTCGAGGAGTATAAGCAACAGAAAGAAGCAGAATTTGCAAGACAAAAATTACAAGAACAGTCAATGATGAAAAACGGTTTTGGGGCAATAATGAACCAAGCAGATAGCAGTGTATCGAATTTTTCTGACACGAACGTTAAATCACAAGATGCCGAAAGTTCCTTGACTAAAGAATCGAATGAAATCACTCTCGAAGATTCTTCGTTATTGACAGAGTACAACATCACTAATTATATCCCGGACTTGGCATATACAGGTATTGGGAAAGAACAATTAGATAAAGCTGAGGAAGCTATGgttcaaaaaattatgAAGGAAGGAAAAGTAATGAAGAGctctttgttgaatactGTCGATAAGGGGTTGAGTCCAAAAATGAACACGAATATCCAGTTGATACATGAGATTAGGCATATATGTCAtaaaatttctttgattagAGCACTACAAAATCCAAATAAACCCAAAAATTCACAACAACCGCTAAggttcaaagaattcataATTGATGACTCCTTAGACCTGGATCCAATTTCCCAGCTCAATTCACATGACTATAAAAATGAtgagaaattgatcaatcGCGTATTACATCGTAATGTTTCTAAGATAACCATGTCAAATGGTTTTGAGAGTACAGAACCTCTCGCGTTAAGCATGCTTACAGAGATCACAACAGATTATTTATCTAATCTCATCAAAACCATCAAACTTCACCATGAAACGCATTCTTCgaataaaagaaaaccaGCGGAAGCTCTAACCATGGCATTGTTAGAAAATGGTATAAATAAACCAGATGATTTGTATTCTTATATGGAAAATGAGTTCGGAAAAAAGACTAGAAAACTCGAAGATTTGAAGGTTAAATTAAGCTCTTTCTTAAAGGATTTGTTACGGCCGACTTTACAAGATATAAGTGAAAGAAACTTTGAGGATGAATCGCAGAGTTTCCTTACAGGTGACTTTTCATCAGAGGTCACTGGTgaagatttctttggtttcagAGAATTAGGACTTGACAAAGAGTTTGGTGAGTTGGCTAATAATGTCCCACTTCAATTGCTCACTTTCCAATTCAACGGAAAAGATACTGATATCCAAGTCAAGGCTAAAGTTATCCAACCAGAAGAATTTGAGGATGTCATATACAAAAAActcaacaaagaaaatgtacAATCTGACTCGTACTCTAAACTTATACAGCCACTATTGCAGAGTGCCGTTGATCGCTGTTCAGCTTACTATACCAAGCTTGCAAGGAGTAAGAATGCAGACCAAGTGCCTAAGAATTACGAGAGTCCATTATTTCCTTTACttgaagacgaagaattCCCTAAAGTGAAAGGTGCTAATAGACCGAGACTTCCTCCAACGGGTAAAATTAGTACAAACtacaagaagaaacatGTCTCAGAATTATATACTTTGCCTGAAGAGGAAGAGCCCCAAGTGAAAGTTGAAGTCTCTGAAGATACCGCCTCGAAACCCACCGATGGAATCTTCAAATCTCCAGCGACAGTCGACGATAATGGATTTTACGTTGAGGAAACTCCACTCTCATCATTCAGTTTAAGTTTACCAGGGATTCCTGATACGTAGGAACACAGACCAGCGAATATCTTGTAGCTCTTAGAGTTATATACAGAAATAATACAAGAGTATTAAAAAACGTCTATAAAAGTTCCTTTTTTTAGCATAACGATCTTAATATTAATGTCAACATAGTAAAAGGGTACCAGTAGCCAGTACTGATTTACTTCCCTAATATACTTGGAAGTACAAGGCCAAATAACAGTAATACTCAGTTTTGCTCCTCTACAACCTCTTCTAGAATTTCCACCTCTATGTCTGGGTATCCAATATCACGGAAAGCTTCCATCAACTTATCTTTGAGCTCTTGCGCTGTCCCGCCTTTATAAGGAGATTCTATCTCATCAGTAGCAAATATATCCGGAACTAGACCAGTGCTTTTCTCGGGTAAAGAGTTGCTTGATGTCTCATCCGTTTGATTAACTGTCATTGAGTCAAAATATACCATGTTATGAATCGGCAATTCATTTAAAAGGGAGGCATCATTATTCACCTTCCCAATCGCTTCCGAGGCTGAATTCAATTCCAAGTCAATTAAAAATAGCAGATTTCCCGTTTCATCTACTACAGGCGCTCTCCATAGAAATAGATCACCAGGTTTGATCGATTTCCCGGTGGGTGATTGTATAAAGTCCGAAccaatcaatttcttaaGACTAGATATGAAGTCTCCAATAAACCTTTCTTCTACTGTGAGCTCAAAGAGGGTAGTTTGAGAATCCAGTGGTTCAGCAGCGTGATACATCAATTGACGCCTATCCTTCGCACTATTTTTAGGTTTTAATAGGTATATGCCATGATCAAGTACAGTAGCCGAATACCTGTTGAATATATCAAGGGCAGGACTCAATTTGCTGCCGCTTCTATGGCATATTATGTTGTGTTCAGATAATTGACCAAGCAACGGATTGAATGAGCTAAGTTCACATAACTGTGGTAGAAACAGTCTCAATTGGTACTTGCAGGATTGTATTTCTCTAACTTCAAGATGGAAAGGCCTCGATAGTGGACGTTTAGGGCAGATGTATTGTATTTCTACCTCTCTTGGTTTATGTGTAAGATCACAAGTGCAACCATCTACCAAAGTTTCGCTAAGATACACTCTACCAGTTTTACTCTTAGCAAAGTGATAATCAATAGTTGAGTTGTAGTTAGATGAGTTCCCTAAAAGGTACGTTTCGCCAAAATAACCTTTTTGCACAACAGTCCTCGTCTCACCAGAGGATATAATATAAGTCCAGTAAGAAATAGGCACTGTATTCATTTCAATAGGGTTTGGAGCCAAGATCGCATTAACCATGTTAACTGCTTCAATGAGAGCTCCTTCAGAATTAAAAGTATCTTCTTCATGATGTTGAATCAACGACGAAGTGTTCCTTTGGTAACACAAAACATCGGACCCTTCGTAGGGGCGGAAAAGCCGTCCTTCTTGGAGCAATGTCTCATTATCTATTACACTTAGGAACTCTTGCTCATCAACGTATTTTAGCGAATAAGGCGTAGAGCTATATGGATTGAATGCTGAGACACCTGAATAAATCCATGAGATAGCAAACACCACCGACGTAACTGGTAAAAATATCATATAAGGCGGCAGATACACTAGCTACAATCAACCTCTGACGAATTGACAACAATGCGCCAACAAATAATAGCTCCGTATATCATTTTTGTACTTTCCACTAAGTAAACTTAAACGTTTGTAATATAAGAATCCAATTAATCGAATTAATCCAATTTTAAACCTTAAACTGAATAAATGTAATAATAAAAAGGATGAATCTCACAGCATAGACTGGTGTTTCCATCATATAACACAGCGGAAAACTGGTTGgatttatcttcaaataattaGCTATGCTaaaaatgattcaattgtTACTAATACTTCTGTTTCACTTGCGTGCGGTAGTGGCATCTCTACAAGGTACTGGTGATCTTTActtattgaacaatttgaatgaaagGTACAGCCTGGCAACTTTCGAAGCTGGTGATGAGGTAGGTATTAACCTGGCTGTGACAGCCAATCGAATTACAGACGGTGAATATAAAGTTTGTGGGACTTTTCAAGATTATTACGATGAGTGTTTCTCTTTCATCCATATAAAGCAACCATTGTCATACGAACTGGAGCTGGTGGTACTTGATGATAAACTAGTTCGTATGTCGATTCATGCAGATGATAGTATTGATGGCATCGTACCACTGATAAAGGAGGTTGGAAATGGTCCCATACCGGAAAGTa
Coding sequences within:
- the SPT7 gene encoding SAGA histone acetyltransferase complex subunit SPT7 (similar to uniprot|P35177 Saccharomyces cerevisiae YBR081C SPT7 Subunit of the SAGA transcriptional regulatory complex involved in proper assembly of the complex also present as a C-terminally truncated form in the SLIK/SALSA transcriptional regulatory complex); the protein is MITSYQRSDAAAILRTIQKLFADDVFKKHLNPSQLLLLKYLLSLPDQESKTLIWDAFLSGKLELFVELNTTLNATSDKGATNDLVAATRLPSLSTQQQPQASSGLSRTGTPLHDSTDNQSVDDDDSDMIDLEQLKAQLDGLDFIGNLSMKVRYVVWEHGLTLLEPETSSEYLLLDTDNDSAVIEDGSNNTLIDQSAVPNSSTLPTNDTAPLTMKEVSKNSENKEGSDEDDNYDEDDDDDDEDNYDDAEEDPQKIEKNDTENGKISHPNDLDEKPKVSDETESPIYEQLDNGLIRLHFIISKETLNELPSVNTYDIIGNFHKIYHLFDNDKETTMRRLKLQENDQMLESSRKRSHEQIEDEEEDDSGNPSISHHKSAADKKINTKTKADIQMDLGVVNLSLRHLLKSVQENKSKLDISDYELKHLLMDVRMNRSKWASEDKIGQEELYDACEKVVLELRNFTEHSTAFLNKVSKREAPNYYQIIKKPMDLNTVLKKLKTFQYKSKHEFVDDIMLIWRNCLTYNSDPKHFLRAHAIAMQKKSQQLVPLIPDITIRDRAQVEKELEDIDAESNIKDDEEDAGSGRKGIQRRGVQKVIDDEEEEMEENHPGGKKTRATDAERNQQQSTNKTVSSDKTPSTNEAEQTPEVGIVSAEGRGSKVAQSSTNNESTEPAVESKAVSTVEKNQEHEDAEEEEEEEDEDEEDNAAGMMLLERDDDKDDLELSTWKTLTAKARAEICLKRSQLFNEHKINSESDALLKNPSKLKNFDQFFEEYKQQKEAEFARQKLQEQSMMKNGFGAIMNQADSSVSNFSDTNVKSQDAESSLTKESNEITLEDSSLLTEYNITNYIPDLAYTGIGKEQLDKAEEAMVQKIMKEGKVMKSSLLNTVDKGLSPKMNTNIQLIHEIRHICHKISLIRALQNPNKPKNSQQPLRFKEFIIDDSLDLDPISQLNSHDYKNDEKLINRVLHRNVSKITMSNGFESTEPLALSMLTEITTDYLSNLIKTIKLHHETHSSNKRKPAEALTMALLENGINKPDDLYSYMENEFGKKTRKLEDLKVKLSSFLKDLLRPTLQDISERNFEDESQSFLTGDFSSEVTGEDFFGFRELGLDKEFGELANNVPLQLLTFQFNGKDTDIQVKAKVIQPEEFEDVIYKKLNKENVQSDSYSKLIQPLLQSAVDRCSAYYTKLARSKNADQVPKNYESPLFPLLEDEEFPKVKGANRPRLPPTGKISTNYKKKHVSELYTLPEEEEPQVKVEVSEDTASKPTDGIFKSPATVDDNGFYVEETPLSSFSLSLPGIPDT
- the YOS9 gene encoding Yos9p (some similarities with uniprot|Q04313 Saccharomyces cerevisiae YDR057W YOS9 Glycoprotein of the ER membrane involved in ER-to-Golgi transport of glycosylphosphatidylinositol (GPI)-anchored proteins), with product MIFLPVTSVVFAISWIYSGVSAFNPYSSTPYSLKYVDEQEFLSVIDNETLLQEGRLFRPYEGSDVLCYQRNTSSLIQHHEEDTFNSEGALIEAVNMVNAILAPNPIEMNTVPISYWTYIISSGETRTVVQKGYFGETYLLGNSSNYNSTIDYHFAKSKTGRVYLSETLVDGCTCDLTHKPREVEIQYICPKRPLSRPFHLEVREIQSCKYQLRLFLPQLCELSSFNPLLGQLSEHNIICHRSGSKLSPALDIFNRYSATVLDHGIYLLKPKNSAKDRRQLMYHAAEPLDSQTTLFELTVEERFIGDFISSLKKLIGSDFIQSPTGKSIKPGDLFLWRAPVVDETGNLLFLIDLELNSASEAIGKVNNDASLLNELPIHNMVYFDSMTVNQTDETSSNSLPEKSTGLVPDIFATDEIESPYKGGTAQELKDKLMEAFRDIGYPDIEVEILEEVVEEQN
- the EMC10 gene encoding Emc10p (weakly similar to uniprot|Q12025 Saccharomyces cerevisiae YDR056C Hypothetical ORF) — its product is MLKMIQLLLILLFHLRAVVASLQGTGDLYLLNNLNERYSLATFEAGDEVGINLAVTANRITDGEYKVCGTFQDYYDECFSFIHIKQPLSYELELVVLDDKLVRMSIHADDSIDGIVPLIKEVGNGPIPESIKLKKRTLTYEAKKKAQRKDTGTAAFEEDVVENKTFLQKNWKYVVIGLLAYVFLSSGSQK